Proteins co-encoded in one Malus sylvestris chromosome 7, drMalSylv7.2, whole genome shotgun sequence genomic window:
- the LOC126629687 gene encoding non-classical arabinogalactan protein 30, with translation MASRSFIISISSLLLISLSFPSATASDYSPETPEQPEKVVVEGVVYCQSCDRYGTSSLAGAEPIPSAKISVICKNHKGQVSFYKSFVADVKGYFYAQLEGFKVGQHLLDHPLHGCKVKLVSSPLAKCSELTNVNYGLYGTPLRYEDKRLSGRNYEAVVYAAGPLAFRPSYCPTTHS, from the coding sequence ATGGCAAGCAGGAGCTTCATAATCTCCATCTCCTCGCTCCTCCTCATCTCCCTCTCCTTCCCATCCGCAACCGCCAGCGACTACTCCCCGGAAACCCCCGAGCAACCGGAGAAAGTGGTGGTGGAAGGCGTGGTGTACTGCCAGAGCTGTGACCGCTACGGAACATCGTCCTTGGCCGGGGCCGAGCCGATTCCTTCGGCGAAAATCAGCGTCATCTGCAAGAACCACAAGGGCCAAGTCAGCTTCTACAAGTCTTTTGTGGCGGACGTTAAAGGCTACTTCTACGCACAGCTTGAAGGGTTTAAAGTTGGACAACATCTTTTGGACCATCCACTCCATGGATGCAAGGTGAAGCTTGTTTCTTCTCCCCTGGCAAAGTGCAGTGAGCTCACCAATGTGAATTACGGGCTCTATGGCACCCCGCTTCGTTACGAGGACAAGAGGTTGTCGGGGAGGAACTATGAGGCTGTTGTGTATGCTGCAGGGCCTCTGGCTTTCCGTCCTTCTTATTGCCCTACTACTCACTCTTGA
- the LOC126629993 gene encoding eukaryotic translation initiation factor 2 subunit alpha homolog, producing the protein MASQTPNLECRMYEARYPDVDMAVMIQVKNIADMGAYVSLLEYNNIEGMILFSELSRRRIRSVSSLIKVGRIEPVMVLRVDKEKGYIDLSKRRVSEEDIQACEERYNKSKLVHSIMRHVAETLGIDLEDLYVNIGWPLYRKYGHAFEAFKIVVTDPDSVLSTLTCEVKEAGPDGQEVTKMVPAVSEEVKESLVKNIRRRMTPQPLKIRADIEMKCFQFDGVLHIKDAMRKAEAAGNNDCPVKIKLVAPPLYVLTTQTLDKEQGISVLSNAIVACTQEIEHHKGKLAVKEAPRVVSERDDKLLAEHMIKLRQENEEVSGDEGSEEEEDTGMGEVNVDAGPGIVD; encoded by the exons ATGGCGGTGATGATCCAGGTGAAGAACATCGCCGACATGGGCGCCTACGTCTCTCTCCTCGAGTACAACAACATCGAGGGCATGATTCTCTTCTCCGAGCTCTCCCGCCGCCGGATTCGGAGTGTCAGCAGCCTCATCAAGGTCGGACGCATCGAGCCCGTCATGGTCCTCAGGGTCGACAAGGAGAAGGGCTACATCGATTTGAGCAAGCGGAGGGTTTCTGAGGAGGATATTCAGGCATGCGAGGAGAGGTACAACAAGAGCAAGCTCGTCCACTCCATCATGCGCCACGTCGCCGAGACCTTGGGGATTGATTTGGAG GACTTGTATGTCAATATTGGCTGGCCGTTATACCGGAAGTATGGTCATGCTTTCGAG GCTTTCAAAATCGTTGTGACTGATCCTGATTCAGTTCTTAGCACCCTCACATGTGAGGTCAAAGAGGCTGGCCCTGATGGACAGGAG GTCACTAAGATGGTTCCTGCTGTGTCAGAGGAAGTTAAAGAATCTCTGGTGAAGAATATTAGGAGAAGAATGACCCCGCAACCGTTGAAGATCCGAGCTGATATCGAAATGAAGTGCTTCCAATTTGATGGTGTCCTTCACATTAAG GATGCCATGAGGAAAGCAGAAGCTGCGGGTAATAATGACTGTCCTGTGAAAATTAAACTGGTTGCTCCTCCACTTTATGTTCTTACCACACAGACTCTTGATAAG GAGCAAGGAATATCAGTTCTAAGCAATGCAATTGTAGCGTGCACACAAGAAATTGAACATCACAAGGGGAAACTAGCAGTGAAGGAAGCACCCAGAGTG GTGAGCGAGCGGGATGATAAACTACTTGCCGAGCACATGATTAAGCTTCGCCAGGAGAATGAGGAGGTTAGTGGTGATGAGGGTAgcgaggaggaagaagacaccGGAATGGGAGAAGTTAACGTTGACGCAGGTCCCGGCATAGTAGATTGA
- the LOC126629602 gene encoding uncharacterized protein At5g39865-like encodes MWSPWLKSPSRVHTNKPARSQRSFSCSSFKDIQNLCKPEPESEVLSPRSSSILHRVKISTSVLQLWAHRNATPPDADQRVVIYYTSLRVVRRTFEDCKAVRSILRGFRVPIDERDLSMDGKFLDELQAITGNKTLTLPMVFIGGLFIGGAEEVKQLHDIGELKRLIERLPVVDSRACDLCGGLRFVLCQTCDGSHKVYFEKIGFKPCTVCNVNGLIMCPSCAPVRRRHREF; translated from the coding sequence aTGTGGTCGCCATGGCTGAAATCACCGAGCAGGGTGCACACAAATAAACCAGCGCGGTCACAGAGGAGCTTTTCCTGCTCATCCTTCAAAGATATCCAAAACCTCTGCAAACCCGAACCCGAATCCGAGGTCCTAAGCCCGCGGAGCTCTTCCATTTTGCACCGGGTCAAAATATCCACCTCAGTCCTTCAGTTGTGGGCCCACCGAAACGCGACTCCACCAGACGCCGACCAGCGCGTGGTAATCTACTACACCAGCCTCCGCGTCGTCCGCAGGACCTTCGAGGACTGCAAAGCCGTCCGATCCATTCTCCGTGGATTTCGCGTCCCCATCGACGAGCGAGATCTGTCTATGGACGGGAAGTTCCTGGACGAGCTGCAGGCGATTACGGGGAACAAGACTCTGACTCTGCCGATGGTTTTCATTGGCGGGCTCTTCATTGGTGGGGCCGAGGAGGTCAAACAGCTCCACGACATAGGAGAATTGAAGAGGCTGATTGAACGGCTACCAGTGGTAGACTCCAGAGCGTGCGATTTGTGTGGAGGGCTGAGATTTGTTCTCTGTCAGACGTGTGATGGGAGCCATAAGGTCTATTTTGAGAAGATTGGGTTTAAACCTTGTACCGTATGCAACGTCAACGGTCTGATTATGTGCCCTTCGTGTGCTCCGGTGCGGCGGCGGCACAGAGAATTCtag
- the LOC126629111 gene encoding probable methyltransferase PMT23: MGISVSSFLKERKFLFVFTLSLLLVCLTILLFTSTSTPYPLFFYSDLQTSQPISPSAPSNPAGAPTQVDDLVWEEPSFPVSGNSNWNLCTGPVAVDYIPCLDNFKAIKALQSRRHMEHRERHCPQPPPRCLEPLPKGYKVPVSWPQSRDMIWYDNVPHPKLVEYKKDQNWVKNSDDHLIFPGGGTQFKEGVDHYTDFIEKTLPVIEWGRHVRVVLDVGCGVASFGGYLLDKNVITMSFAPKDEHEAQIQFALERGIPATLSVIGTQRLTFPNDAFDLIHCARCRVHWDADGGKPLLELNRVLRPGGFFVWSATPVYRDNERDTSVWKSMEALTKSMCWDVVAKTVDSTGIGLVIYQKPISFARYFKRKENNPPVCGPKERKVGAWYAPLTACLTPLPRYGWPLPWPIRLTGKPPSLNHDPEGEELFYKDTLQWTALVSDAYKKNAAINWSTVRNVMDMNAGFGGFAAALTDQQLWVMNVVPIHLPNTLPVIFDRGLIGIYHDWCESLNTYPRTYDLLHSNFLFEKLPDRCDIVDVVVEMDRVLRPGGYLVVRDTVEVIDKLRPILQSLHWSTALYRDQFLIGKKGLWRPSRGASNS; this comes from the exons ATGGGAATCTCAGTCTCCAGCTTTTTAAAAGAGCGAAAATTCCTCTTCGTTTTCACACTCTCACTCCTACTCGTCTGCCTCACAATCCTCCTCTTCACCAGCACCAGCACCCCTTACCCTCTCTTCTTCTACTCCGATCTCCAAACCTCCCAACCCATCTCCCCTTCCGCCCCCTCCAACCCCGCCGGAGCGCCGACCCAAGTAGACGACCTCGTTTGGGAGGAACCCTCTTTCCCTGTTTCTGGGAATTCGAATTGGAACCTCTGTACGGGTCCGGTGGCGGTCGATTACATTCCGTGCTTGGACAATTTTAAGGCGATCAAGGCGTTGCAGTCGCGGCGGCATATGGAGCACCGCGAGCGGCATTGCCCCCAGCCGCCCCCGCGGTGCCTGGAGCCGCTTCCCAAAGGGTACAAGGTGCCGGTTTCGTGGCCTCAGAGCAGGGACATG ATATGGTATGACAATGTTCCTCACCCGAAGCTCGTCGAGTACAAGAAGGACCAAAATTGGGTGAAGAATTCTGATGACCATCTTATTTTCCCCGGGGGTGGTACTCAGTTCAAGGAAGGAGTTGATCACTACACTGATTTCATCGAAAAG ACTTTGCCGGTTATTGAATGGGGAAGGCATGTAAGGGTTGTTTTAGATGTTGGCTGTGGTGTTGCTAGCTTTGGTGGCTATTTGCTGGATAAAAATGTTATTACCATGTCATTTGCCCCGAAAGATGAACATGAAGCTCAGATACAGTTTGCTCTTGAAAGGGGGATTCCTGCTACTCTCTCAGTGATTGGAACGCAAAGGCTGACATTTCCGAACGATGCATTTGATTTAATTCATTGTGCAAGGTGTCGGGTTCACTGGGATGCCGATG GAGGGAAACCACTACTGGAGCTCAACAGGGTTCTTCGGCCTGGGGGTTTTTTCGTATGGTCAGCTACACCAGTTTATCGCGACAATGAAAGAGATACAAGTGTATGGAAAT CAATGGAGGCTCTGACAAAATCAATGTGCTGGGACGTTGTTGCTAAGACTGTCGATTCAACTGGAATTGGGCTTGTAATATATCAGAAGCCTATCTCCTTTGCCCGATATTTCAAACGCAAAGAAAACAATCCACCTGTTTGTGGTCCTAAAGAGAGGAAAGTAGGTGCATG GTATGCGCCTCTCACTGCTTGTCTTACCCCACTACCTCGCTATGGCTGGCCCTTGCCCTGGCCTATCAGACTTACCGGTAAACCTCCAAGCCTAAATCATGACCCGGAAGGGGAGGAATTGTTCTACAAGGACACCCTTCAATGGACTGCACTTGTGTCAGATGCCTATAAAAAAAATGCTGCTATAAATTGGTCGACTGTGCGGAATGTAATGGATATGAATGCTGGTTTCGGAGG GTTCGCTGCAGCACTTACCGATCAACAGCTCTGGGTAATGAATGTCGTCCCCATTCATCTACCCAATACTCTGCCGGTTATTTTTGACAGAGGGTTGATCGGAATATACCATGACTGGTGCGAGTCTTTGAATACCTACCCTAGAACCTATGATCTGCTGCATTCCAATTTTCTCTTCGAAAAACTTCCAGACAG ATGCGACATTGTAGATGTCGTGGTGGAGATGGATCGCGTATTAAGGCCCGGTGGATATCTAGTGGTTCGGGACACAGTTGAAGTGATCGACAAGCTGAGACCGATTCTGCAGTCGCTTCACTGGTCTACAGCCCTCTACCGAGATCAGTTTCTTATCGGTAAGAAAGGTCTCTGGCGTCCTTCGAGAGGTGCAAGTAACTCATGA
- the LOC126629113 gene encoding peptide-N4-(N-acetyl-beta-glucosaminyl)asparagine amidase A, with protein MYASLLLLLLLLTNPVSPSSFPDRFTKSLPSSLHRHASQEYFELGQPLPFDRLTPSCSLRVLTHSFANTINGPPFSTPYSPPSGCSSSPPWSGWSHVALEFRAKCKGEQYDRIAGLWLGGAEILRTSTAEPTEDGIFWKVRKDITKYSSLLSRSGLNLTMMLENVVDCDYTGVYHVEVHFLFYDHFLSYDKNATVSPVRVSSIIPKQISAIVPDKPADLILPISDTGNKGSWFRIEGELDLHSKAIRIPRNARRVVVELYVSFHGNDEFWYSNPPDIYISTNHLTTGRGHGAYREVFVTVDGELVGSEVPFPVVFTGGINPLFWEPVVAIGAFDLPSYELELTPFLEKLLDGKPHSFGIGVTDAISYWLVDANLHIWLDHQSKTVQARRSFLPLPPAVRVKRRSQFKQLDGSFSIKAERSSEFVGWVLSSSGNFTTRVSQQFEFSNSISFANSGTYKLVKQKVRAKREVKVMDQMGAAVLRSKVKRRYPLNVITATLPGSRKDTYLLLTNLSHSLKEKSQHGRYSRRAFNRQDSRGWMEVKDHSVLLGSADTNQTFSCRDEYGCYSRTIVARYGSLTTDNSTFHCLSVS; from the coding sequence ATGTACGCCtcactcctcctcctcctcctcctcctcacaaACCCGGTATCGCCGTCCTCCTTTCCGGATCGTTTCACCAAATCCCTCCCCTCTTCCCTCCACCGCCACGCGTCCCAAGAGTACTTCGAGCTTGGTCAACCCCTGCCGTTCGATCGTCTCACCCCGTCCTGCTCCCTCCGCGTCCTCACCCACTCCTTCGCCAACACAATCAACGGCCCTCCTTTCTCCACCCCCTACTCCCCGCCGTCCGGTTGCTCATCCTCCCCTCCCTGGTCCGGGTGGTCCCACGTCGCCCTAGAGTTTCGTGCCAAATGCAAAGGCGAGCAGTACGACCGTATCGCCGGCTTGTGGCTTGGCGGCGCTGAGATCCTCCGTACCAGCACGGCCGAGCCCACGGAGGACGGAATCTTCTGGAAGGTTCGAAAGGATATCACAAAGTactcctctctcctctcacgCTCCGGCCTCAACCTCACCATGATGCTCGAAAACGTCGTCGACTGCGACTACACCGGCGTTTACCACGTCGAAGTCCATTTCCTTTTCTACGACCATTTCCTTTCCTACGATAAAAACGCCACCGTTTCGCCTGTTAGGGTTTCTTCGATCATCCCAAAACAAATTTCTGCAATCGTCCCAGACAAACCGGCCGATTTGATCCTCCCGATATCAGATACCGGAAACAAAGGATCCTGGTTCCGAATCGAGGGCGAATTGGATTTACACTCAAAGGCAATTCGAATTCCTCGGAACGCAAGGCGAGTCGTTGTGGAACTGTACGTGTCGTTCCACGGAAACGACGAGTTTTGGTACTCGAATCCGCCGGATATATACATCTCGACGAACCACTTAACGACGGGGAGAGGACACGGAGCTTATAGGGAGGTTTTCGTGACAGTGGACGGGGAGTTGGTGGGGTCGGAAGTTCCGTTTCCGGTGGTGTTCACTGGCGGCATTAACCCTCTGTTTTGGGAGCCGGTGGTGGCGATTGGGGCATTCGATCTTCCTTCCTACGAGCTAGAACTGACGCCATTTCTGGAGAAGCTTCTAGATGGAAAACCTCACAGCTTCGGAATCGGAGTGACGGATGCGATTTCGTACTGGCTTGTGGATGCCAATCTGCACATTTGGCTGGATCATCAGTCCAAAACCGTGCAAGCAAGACGCAGTTTTTTGCCTCTGCCTCCGGCAGTCAGGGTAAAGCGCCGCTCGCAGTTCAAACAGCTTGATGGGTCTTTCAGCATCAAGGCAGAGAGGAGTAGCGAATTTGTGGGTTGGGTGTTGTCGAGTTCCGGCAACTTCACCACCAGAGTTTCCCAGCAGTTCGAGTTCAGTAACTCGATTAGCTTCGCGAACAGTGGGACTTACAAATTGGTGAAGCAGAAAGTGAGGGCGAAGAGGGAAGTGAAGGTTATGGATCAGATGGGCGCGGCGGTGCTGAGGAGTAAAGTTAAGAGGAGGTACCCTCTCAATGTGATCACCGCCACGCTACCGGGGTCGCGGAAGGACACCTATTTGCTGCTGACCAATTTGTCGCATTCGTTGAAGGAGAAGAGCCAGCACGGAAGATATTCGAGGCGGGCTTTTAACCGTCAGGATTCGAGAGGGTGGATGGAGGTGAAGGATCACTCTGTTCTCCTTGGGAGTGCAGATACTAATCAGACATTTAGTTGCAGAGATGAGTATGGTTGTTATTCAAGAACTATTGTTGCAAGATATGGCAGCCTCACCACGGATAACTCCACCTTCCATTGTTTGTCTGTCTCGTGA